taagctaaatcattcttatcaatgaaatcaagttgagttttattcataaaatataagagttttatctcttctatcttagtgagagtgattctcctatgttcttgagtgattcaggatcccttgagttttatcaaaggtccttgctccctttgtgtgtttaaactcataggcttatcttccatccttggaagtgtgacttctatcaatttgcacttcatcttcttatctatttctggtttcttgttttaaacaatttctcaaatttcttgcttactAGCATCCCAACCTTGATGGAACCATGAAACGAATCCACCCGTCTGGATTCACACCatctggtattcagagcctgcctcactagatttggaatagcaatggacgTTTATTAGACAatgtgtttaatcgaaggccacccatatttagttccattcgatttcgaaagcgacaacaatgttgtaggccaaagattggtggagaaactcaagttaccaataagctttcatccgaatcaagcatggatcaaattcagtacaggacaatgtgtgaaagatgctcccatggactcttgtcatcttcttttgggatgggcatggcttcattttaatgcactcaatcttgatgaacgttcccttgatttgaggcatgagggacataaaatgaagtttaaatttatgacaccaagacaagttagtaaggatcaacatagggtgaaggagaaaatagaaaaagagagaatagagaaagaagaaacaGAAACTTCAGAAGGGAAAATGACGAAAAAGAGAAGGAAGTAGTGAGAAAGATGATGAAAAAtctatttgtcaatgttttttcttcaacagtttgtgatgtcattttaaaggagcaaaggcataagcatgtgaatgaaacacaccaacttccatgtttgaaaaggaagcttgttcatagtgctttattatgcatttggttcgctgatgagaagcaaattcgtcaaacacaacgcatggagttatttattgttacatatcaaggtgggggtagtgttggcaagagaggtgctccacggattgcaaccgttggaaaggaacaaaactaaatctattcaagttTCATTTGATCCTGGAGAACGAGAAATTGTTACAAGTTGTgcacaaataaagttctttaGAAGGACGtactaaacttttattaaaactagtagaaaagtaaaggctttagattcggggcgaatgttctcaaagaaggagggtatgatgtgaattcatatggcccaaatggaggataactaacgtgcgacgttgatgcagtttctttaatttaaataaggcccCAATGCTTTTGTACAATGGGCTGACAAtattgtgttttgggttaaccagTTAAAGGGCTTTagtgtttctttattttcaagttaaataagggcccactttccaacttaagaaccaatcTTTGGAGGACCTTTGATGAATGCTTGTGGATGACCTTTGGTTCCCTTGAATTCAATTACAATCAGCAATtcaatagtggatcattattaacttgaggGGTTTATTAATAGCTTTAAAGGGGTTGTAActgaaaattatgtgtcttttgtaattctgatggttaaagctcctatataagctaaaccattcttatcaatgaaatcaagttgaattttattcaaaaaatataagagtttgatctcttctatcttagtgagagtgattctcctatgttcttgagtgattcaggaacccttgagttttatcaaaggtccttgctCTCTTTGTGTGTTGAAActcataggcttatcttccatccttggaagtgtgacttctatcaatttccacttcatcttcttatctacTTCTGTTTTATTGTcttaaacaatttctcaaatttcttggttATTAGCACTCCAACCTAGATCGAACCATGAAACAAATCCACCCCTCTAGATTCACATCTTCTGGTATTCAAAGCctggctcactagatttggaatagcaatggaagtttattatacaaggtgtttaatcgaaggccacccatgtttagttccattcgattacgaaagcgacaacaatgttgtaagtgaaagattggtggagaaactcaagttaccaacaccctttaatccgaatcaagcatggatcaaattcagtacaggacaatgtgtgaaagatgtttccatggactcttgtcatcttcttttgggatgggcatggcttcattttaaagcactcaatcttcatgaacgttccctttatttgaggcatgagggtcataaaatgaagttgaaatttatgacaccaagacaagtcagtaaggatcaacataggctgaaggagaaaatagaaaaagagagaatagagaaagaagaaagagaaacttcaaaaggaagggaaaatgacgaaaaagagaaggaagtagagagaaagatgctggaaaatttatttgtcaatgttttttcttcaacagtttgtgatgtcattttaaaggaGAAAGAGGATAAGcgtgtgaatgaaacacaccaacttccattgttgaaaaggaagcttgttcacaatgctttattatgcattcggttcgctgatgagaagcaaattcgtcaaaaacaacgcatggagttatttattgttacatatcaaggtgggggtagtgttggcaagagaggtgctccacgaattgcaaccgttggaaaggaacaaaactaaatctattcaagttgcatttgatcctggaggacgagaaatagtttcaagtgtgcacaaataaagttctttacaaggacatactaaacttttacgaaaactagtagaaaagtaaaggctttagattcggggcgaatcttctcaaagaaggagggtatgatgtgaattcatatggcccaaatggaggataactaacgcgtgacgttgatgcagtttctttaatttaaataaggcccCAATGCTTTTGTACAATTGGCTGACAATATTGTGTTTTGTGTTAACCAATTAAAGAGCTTTagtgtttctttattttcaagttaaataagggcccactttccaacttaagaaccaacctttggaggacctttgttgaatgcttgtggatgacttttggttgccttgaattcagttacaatcagcaattcaatagtggatcattattaacttgagtggtttattaatagctttaaaggggttgtaactgaaaattatgtgtcttttgtaattctgatggttaaagctcctatataagctaaaccattcttatcaatgaaatcaagttgaattttattcaaaaaatataagagtttgatctcttctatcttagtgagagtgattctcctatgttcttgagtgattcaggaacccttgagttttatcaaaggtccttgctccctttgtgtgttgaaactcataggcttatcttccatccttggaagtgtgacttctatcaatttccacttcatcttcttatctatttctgttttcttgtcttaaacaatttctcaaatttcttggttattagcattccaacctagatcgaaccatgaaacgaatccacccctctggattcacatcgactggtatttagagcctggctcactagatttggaatagcaatggaagtttattatacaaggtctttaatcgaaggccactcatgtttagttccattcgattacgaaagcgacaacaatgttgtaagccaaagattggtggagaaactcaagttaccaacaacctttcatccgaatcaagcatggatcaaattcagtacaggacaatgtgtgaaagatgtttccatggactcttgtcatcttcttttgggatgggcatggcttcattttaaagcactcaatcttcatgaacgttccctttatttgaggcatgagggtcataaaaatgaagttgaaatttatgacaccaagacaagtcagtaaggatcaacataggctgaaggagaaaatagaaaaagagagaatagagaaagaagaaagagaaacttcaaaaggaagggaaaatgacgaaaaagagaaggaagtagagagaaagatgatggaaaatttatttgtcaatgttttttcttcaacagtttgtgatgtcattttaaaggagaaagaggataagcatgtgaatgaaacacaccaacttccattgttgaaaaggaagcttgttcacaatgctttattatgcattcggttcgctgatgagaagcaaattcgtcaaaaacaacgcatggagttatttattgttacatatcaaggtgggggtagtgttggcaggagaggtgctccacgaattgcaaccgttggaaaggaacaaaactaaatctattcaagttgcatttgatcctggaggacgagaaatagtttcaagtgtgcacaaataaagttctttacaaggacatactaaacttttacgaaaactagtagaaaagtaaaggctttagattcggggcgaatcttctcaaagaaggagggtatgatgtgaattcatatggcccaaatggaggataactaacgcgtgacgttgatgcagtttctttaatttaaataaggcccCAATGCTTTTGTACAATTGGCTGACAATATTGTGTTTTGTGTTAACCAATTAAAGAGCTTTagtgtttctttattttcaagttaaataagggcccactttccaacttaagaaccaacctttggaggacctttgttgaatgcttgtggatgacttttggttgccttgaattcagttacaatcagcaattcaatagtggatcattattaacttgagtggtttattaatagctttaaaggggttgtaactgaaaattatgtgtcttttgtaattctgatggttaaagctcctatataagctaaaccattcttatcaatgaaatcaagttgaattttattcaaaaaatataagagtttgatctcttctatcttagtgagagtgattctcctatgttcttgagtgattcaggaacccttgagttttatcaaaggtccttgctCTCTTTGTGTGTTGAAActcataggcttatcttccatccttggaagtgtgacttctatcaatttccacttcatcttcttatctatttctgttttcttgtcttaaacaatttctcaaatttcttggttattagcattccaacctagatcgaaccatgaaacgaatccacccctctggattcacatcgactggtattcagagcctggctcactagatttggaatagcaatggaagtttattatacaaggtctttaatcgaaggccacccatgtttagttccattcgattacgaaagcgacaacaatgttgtaagccaaagattggtggagaaactcaagttaccaacaacctttcatccgaatcaagcatggatcaaattcagtacaggacaatgtgtgaaagatgtttgcatggactcttgtcatcttcttttgggatgggcatggcttcattttaaagcactcaatcttcatgaacgttccctttatttgaggcatgagggtcataaaatgaagttgaaatttatgacaccaagacaagtcagtaaggatcaacataggctgaaggagaaaatagaaaaagagagaatagagaaagaagaaatagaaacttcaaaaggaagggaaaatgacgaaaaagagaaggaagtagagagaaagatgatggaaaatttatttgtcaatgttttttcttcaacagtttgtgatgtcattttaaaggagaaagaggataagcatgtgaatgaaacacaccaacttccattgttgaaaaggaagcttgttcacaatgctttattatgcattcggttcgctgatgagaagcaaattcgtcaaaaacaacgcatggagttatttattgttacatatcaaggtgggggtagtgttggcaagagaggtgctccacgaattgcaaccgttggaaaggaacaaaactaaatctattcaagttgcatttgatcctggaggacgaGAAATAGTTTCAAGTGTGCACAAATAATGTTCTTTACAAGGACATACTAAACTTTTACGAAAACTAGTAGAAAAGTAAAGGCTTTAGATTCGGggcgaatcttctcaaagaaggagggtatgatgtgaattcatatggcccaaatggaggataactaacgcgtgacgttgatgcagtttctttaatttaaataaggcccCAATGCTTTTGTACAATTGGCTGACAATATTGTGTTTTGTGTTACCCAATTAAAGAGCTTTagtgtttctttattttcaagttaaataagggcccactttccaacttaagaaccaacctttggaggacctttgttgaatgcttgtggatgacttttggttgccttgaattcagttacaatcagcaattcaatagtggatcattattaacttgagtggtttattaatagttttaaaggggttgtaactgaaaattatgtgtcttttgtaattctgatggttaaagctcctatataagctaaaccattcttattaatgaaatcaagttgagttttattcagaaaatataagactttgatctcttctatcttagtgagagtgattctcctatgttcttgagtgattcaggaacccttgagttttatcaaaggtccttgctccctttgtgtgttgaaactcataggcttatcttccatccttggaagtgtgacttctatcaatttccacttcatcttcttatctatttctgttttcttgtcttaaacaatttctcaaatttcttggttattagcattccaacctagatcgaaccatgaaacgaatccacccctctggattcacatcgtctggtattcagagcctggctcactagatttggaatagcaatggaagtttattatacaaggtgtttaatcgaaggccacccatgtttagttccattcgattacgaaagcgacaacaatgttgtaagccaaagattggtggagaaactcaagttaccaacaacctttcatccgaatcaagcatggatcaaattcagtacaggacaatgtgtgaaagatgtttgcatggactcttgtcatcttcttttgggatgcgCATGGCTTAATTTTGAAAGCACTCAATCTtcatgaacgttccctttatttgaggcatgagggacgtaaaatgaagttgaaatttatgacaccaagacaagtcagtaaggatgaagcataggctgaaggagaaaatagaaaaagagagaatagagaagaagagatagaaacttcagaaggaatggaaaatgacgaaaaagaaaaggaagtagagagaaatatgatggaaaatttatttgtcaatgttttttcttcaacagtttgtgatgtcattttaaaggaGCAAGAGGAAAAGAATGTTAAtcaaacacaccaacttccatgtttgaaaaggaagcttgttcacagtgctttattatgcatttggtttgctcatgagaagcaaattcgtcaaacacaatgcatggagttatttattgttacatatcaaggtgggggtaGTGTGGGCAAGAGAGGTGATCCACGAattgcaaccgttggaaaggaacaaaactaaatctattcaagttgcatttgatcttggaggacgagaaatagtttcaagtgtgcacaaataaagttctttacaaggacatactaaacttttactaaaactagtagagaaataaaggctttagattcggggcgaatcttctcaaagaaggagggcatgatgtgaattgcatatggtccaaatggaggataactaatgcgcgacgttgatgcagtttctttaatttaaataaggccccaatgctttgtataattgcctgaccaaattgtgttttgggttaaccaattaaagggctttagtttttctttattttagagTTTAATAAGGGCCCAttttccaacttaagaaccaacctttggaggacctttgttgaatgcttgtggatgacttttggttgccttgatttcagttacaatcagcaattcaatagtgggtcattattaacttgagtggttcattaatagctttaagggggttgtaactgaaaattatgtgtcttttgtaattgtCCCAACCATACCCAAGTAGACGACCCCAAGAGAGCACAATAACCGTCTACCACGCAAGAACCCCTCCATATGGAGAACACGGCCCCCACCTAGCTCCATCCCCCCTGTTAAACCACACGGCCTACACACCAAAACCCGATGGCCGGTTACCACGCGAAAGGCACCTTTACAAAAGAAAGCCACCCTCGACGCATCTCGTGGCCGAGTACTGGACACCGCCAACATCTGAAGGACCCCTTGGTAAATTCTCCCCTTTTACACTGGATCCAAGAATGGCTAAAAAAGGAATattgggccagaaagcccatcccaggtaggacccataggtaaaaaggtataaatagcacagTGCTGACCGGCCATGCATTCATTACGCATTAATTATTCTCTGAAACcctgacatcaccagtgctgacttaggcatcgaagtgtcttttgcaggtcccctGCGCCGTCCTCAGGCCCCCCTTTCAACAAGAGAAGACCAACCCCGAGAAGACGTACAAGACCCTTGGTTGATTTGTGGACTACAGACCTCGGTCCCataagaacaattggcgcccaccgtggggccgaagAGTATTTCACAGATCCAAGGTGAACCCCAGAAGCAAGATGGTATCCACGCGAAGTAGAACAGCAGATGTCCCCCCCTTGGTGTCGACTGTGGAAGTTGGCAACCCCGGCCCCACCTCGGAGATATCGCGCATCCTGGAAGCTCAAGCCAGGATGCAGCAGGAGTTCGCGGAATACAAGAAGAGGAATGCAGATGAGATGGAAGCACTAAGGGAAGAAAACTCCCGCCTTAGGCAGAGAATTAAGACAGACAGGGCGGCTGGGGAGTAGAACCACCCCCATTCGAGGATGGGGGCCCCTCCTTAGTCGAGGAATGACCCCCCCATATTCAAAACTCGTCGTCCATCCTACTGAGGACAAGAGTGAATACAGGCCCACCGCTCCAACCTTGGGCGGCAACTACAGGTCCTTCGCCTTCAGAAGAAATCGCCGCCACCCCTTCGTGGACGGGATAACGGAGACACCTTTACCCCATAAGTGGAAAGCACCAACAGTTACCTACGACGGAACCACCGATCCAGACGAATTTGTGTCCATTTATACCAACCAAGTAAGCCTATACTCCACTTCTGACGCGGTGCTATGCAAATCATTCTCAGTAGCCCTCAGGGGGTCAGCTCTGGAATGGTTCATGAGCCTCCCCCCCTACACTATCGACTCCTTCACCACGCTCACCACTACGTTCACCACCCAATTTGATACAAGTAGACGGCATGATCTAACCATAATCGCCTTCCTTAACCTTAGGCAAGAAGAAGGAGAACCCCTACGAGTTTTCATTGATAGGTTCGGGGCCATCGCCATGAAGATCAAGGACCTCACCCCTAATCTCATCCTGATGTACATGATGACCTCTCTCAGGACGGGACCCTTCGCCGACGAGCTGGCCATGCGCCCCCCCCCCCTTTGTATGCAGGAACTTTGCAAGAGAGCGGCCATGTTTTTAAGGGTTGAAGACATGAGACGTTACCAGAACAACGCCCAACCCGCCCCAGCGCGGACAGAAACCAAGAGGACCAACAAAGAGCCCATCCCACGGGACCATAACCGTCCCTCAGAACGTAGACCAGCAAAATTCTCGAATTACGCCCCCCTCAACGCACCCTGGTCCCGCATACTCGATGAAGTCCTACAAGCAGAACTCCTCCCCCACCCAGGAAGTATCACAACCCGCCTAACGCAGATTTGAGCAAGTATTGTCACTACCACCCCAACAATGGCCACACCACCGACGAATGCGACACCCTGCGAGACAAAATAGAGGAACTCATCCGAGCCGGACATCTAAGGCACTATATAAGAGAAATCGGAGCAGGTCCCCCAGACCCCGCTACGATAGGAACGATAACAGGCGAGCCGAGCGACGCAATGACCAAAGAACCAAGCGCAGAGAACCCAGGAAAGAGCCAGCCAGAGCACAGAACGCAGAACAAAGGGAACCGCCGCAGCCGCAACCGCGACGAGCAGATGACAGACCCCCCCTACGAGGAACGATCAATACAATATCAAGGGGATTCGCAGGAGGAGGGAGGTCCTCCTCATCGAGAAAGAGGCACCTGAGAGTCGTCCAACAAATACACGTAGTATCCAACCGAACGCAAAGAAGAATGCCGCCCATCACTTTCTCAGACTCCAATTTCCAGGGTACCGACCCCAaccaagacgaccccatggtcataacTATGAAAGTCGAGAACTTCGCAGTAAAGAAGGTTCTCGTTGATCAAGGGAGTTCCATAGACATCGTGTATTGGAAAacattcaacaagatgcaaatACCCCTCGCTGATCTAACCCCTCACAATGAGCCCATATACGGATTCTAAGGTGAGAGAGTCCCCACCAAAGGGTACATCGACCTTCACACAACGTTCGGAGAGGGAAGacaaaccaaaaccattcccATTCGCTACTTGGTCGTCGATGCCCACACGTCCTACAACATCCTCCTTGGCCGCCCATCCATCAGCGCGCTGGGTGCCCTAGTATCCACCCCGCACCTTGCAATGAAGTTTCCATCCCCGGAGGGCGACATCATCACAGTGCATGGCGACCAACGTGCAGCCagagaatgctacatggcaatCCTAAAACTCCCACTCCCACCCCTGACAACCCACAACGTTGAACAATCCCAAGCCCACACCACCCTGAACGGCGATGACTTAGACCCCAGAATAAACTCCGAAGCACGCCTCAAACCCGTGGGGGAAACAAGGCAACTTCCACTCGAACAACAAGGCCACTTCCTCCAAGTGGGAGCTTCCCTTCCCGAAGGAGAGGAGGGCCACATCGAGCAAGTGCTCAAACAGAATGCTGACCTCTTCGCCTGGTCGGCAGCCGATCTCCCCGATGTTCACCCTAGAATAGCCGCCCACCGGCTATCTGTTTTCCCAAATGCAAAACCCGTCTCACAGAAAAAaaggaagcttggagaaagtagGAGGCAAACAGCTATAGGAGAGGCCGAAAAGCTAAAACAGGCCAGCTTTGTCGGTGAAGCCCAATACACGACCTGGCTCGCCAAGGTGGTGCTAGTCAAGAAACCCAATGGGAACTGGCGCATGTGTGTAGATTACACGGACCTGAACAAGGCCTGCCCCCGGGATGCCTACCCATTGCCCAGCATAGACAGGCTCGTCGATGGGGCCGCGAGGCATATGAAGACAAAATCAAAACCACATTCATAACCGAGGAGGCCAACCTTTACTACaaagtcatgccctttggtctcAAAAACGCTGGCGCTACATACCAACGCTTGATGGATAGAGTCTTCCAGCCACTCTTGGGCAAGACGGTAGAGGTATATGTCGACGACATCATCGTCAAGTCCCCCAACGTGCAACAGCACTCTGCGGACCTAGCGCAAGTCTTCAAAGCCTTGCGCACATACAACATTAGACtcaaccccgaaaaatgcaCATTCGGAGTAGATGGCGGGAAGTTTCTGGGCTTCATGCTCACGCAGCGAGGGATCGAGGCCAACCCCGAAAAATGTCAAACCATCATTGACATGAGAAGCCCCGCGAATATCAAAGAGGTGCAGCGCCTAGTGGGCAGACTAATCGCCATCTCGCGCTTCCTCCCGAAGTTGGCGGACAAAACCAAACCAATGATCCAACTCCTGAAAAAGTCGACAAAGTTTACCTGGGACGACACTTGCGAACAAAATTTCAACACTTTGAAGCAACTCCTCACCACCCCCCCGGTCCTGACCAAACCAAACCTTTCCCTCCCCCTTATAATGTACATAGCCGCGTCAACAAACGCCGTAAGCTCCGCGCTCGTCCAAGAAAGGGACAACATCTAACATCCAATATACTTTACAAGCCGCATCATCCAAGACCTAGAAACACGatatcaaatggtggagaaGGTAGCCCTTGCAATCATAACAGCAGCACGTCGTCTGCGACCATACTTCCAATCACACACGATCATCATCAGAACGGACCATCCCATACAA
The genomic region above belongs to Vigna unguiculata cultivar IT97K-499-35 unplaced genomic scaffold, ASM411807v1 contig_629, whole genome shotgun sequence and contains:
- the LOC114172507 gene encoding uncharacterized protein LOC114172507, whose product is MTPPYSKLVVHPTEDKSEYRPTAPTLGGNYRSFAFRRNRRHPFVDGITETPLPHKWKAPTVTYDGTTDPDEFVSIYTNQVSLYSTSDAVLCKSFSVALRGSALEWFMSLPPYTIDSFTTLTTTFTTQFDTSRRHDLTIIAFLNLRQEEGEPLRVFIDRFGAIAMKIKDLTPNLILMYMMTSLRTGPFADELAMRPPPLCMQELCKRAAMFLRVEDMRRYQNNAQPAPARTETKRTNKEPIPRDHNRPSERRPAKFSNYAPLNAPWSRILDEVLQAELLPHPGSITTRLTQI